From Alosa sapidissima isolate fAloSap1 chromosome 7, fAloSap1.pri, whole genome shotgun sequence, the proteins below share one genomic window:
- the mkrn4 gene encoding makorin, ring finger protein, 4 isoform X2, producing the protein MEREGGNGSSVGVGGYCRHFMNGSCRYGQNCHYLHDYPSTGVCWYFQKGQCWFGDHCRYVHVPPLDASENRRGSAPAILSPARGEQRIPSRRGSEPSVVGSHRPSGQGRRGSEPLVTTNTLERSFERLTTRIAEEEDGYSETTPPHNDEVHSNSVASSTDSPPLDQAVSAASGDAQGPSDGAYHAGAAAFVPRRPEESSAYEQSKEVVCGICMDKVYEKKDAQSRRFGILPNCSHAFCIECIVTWRKTKEFQEDVIKACPQCRVKSPYYIPNRYWVENGKPKEALIASFKERSSKLKCRFYSRDGCCPFQSECIYRHEGPPGRPRRRTPRPTAEDFEDSFQLPLMDYIIALTLVGAHYDTDDDDDDDSNYYYYDDDFLESLFLDTDDFDL; encoded by the exons atggaaagagagggaggaaatggCAGTTCTGTTGGCGTCGGTGGATATTGTCG GCATTTTATGAATGGATCATGTCGATATGGTCAGAACTGTCACTACCTGCATGACTACCCATCAACTGGTGTATGCTGGTACTTCCAAAAAGGCCAGTGTTGGTTTGGAGATCACTGCAG GTATGTCCACGTCCCTCCCCTTGACGCTTCAGAGAACCGGCGAGGTTCAGCACCTGCCATTCTTTCTCCAGCCAGAGGTGAGCAGAGGATCCCCTCAAGGCGTGGTTCAGAGCCGTCCGTAGTCGGTTCACATAGACCCTCGGGCCAAGGCAGAAGAGGCTCTGAACCTCTGGTCACAACCAACACATTAGAGAGAAGCTTTGAACGTCTAACCACAAGAATCgcagaagaggaggatggaTATTCGGAGACAACACCCCCACATAATGATGAAG TTCACAGCAATTCTGTAGCAAGCTCAACAGATAGCCCACCACTGGACCAGGCCGTATCTGCAGCCAGTGGAGACGCACAG ggGCCTTCAGACGGAGCGTACCACGCTGGCGCTGCAGCTTTCGTCCCACGCCGGCCTGAGGAGTCTTCCGCCTACGAGCAGAGCAAAGAGGTGGTGTGTGGCATCTGCATGGACAAGGTGTATGAGAAGAAGGACGCCCAGAGCCGGCGCTTTGGCATTCTCCCTAACTGCAGCCATGCTTTCTGCATCGAGTGCATAGTCACCTGGCGGAAGACAAAAGAATTCCAGGAAGATGTCATAAA GGCCTGTCCTCAGTGCAGAGTGAAGTCTCCTTACTATATTCCGAACAGATATTGGGTTGAAAATGGCAAACCCAAAGAAGCTCTCATTGCGTCCTTCAAGGAAAGAAGCAG taaatTAAAATGCAGGTTCTATTCGAGAGATGGCTGCTGTCCCTTTCAGTCGGAGTGCATCTATCGGCATGAAGGTCCCCCTGGTCGCCCACGGAGACGCACG CCACGCCCAACTGCAGAGGACTTTGAGGATAGCTTTCAACTTCCACTTATGGACTACATAATTGCCCTTACATTGGTGGGAGCCCACTATGACACCGATGATGACGACGATGACGACAGCAATTATTACTATTATGACGATGATTTTCTGGAATCACTATTCTTGGATACGGAtgactttgacctttga
- the mkrn4 gene encoding makorin, ring finger protein, 4 isoform X1 gives MDRHRMPYRHHIKRSFNVRPEICRHFMNGSCRYGQNCHYLHDYPSTGVCWYFQKGQCWFGDHCRYVHVPPLDASENRRGSAPAILSPARGEQRIPSRRGSEPSVVGSHRPSGQGRRGSEPLVTTNTLERSFERLTTRIAEEEDGYSETTPPHNDEVHSNSVASSTDSPPLDQAVSAASGDAQGPSDGAYHAGAAAFVPRRPEESSAYEQSKEVVCGICMDKVYEKKDAQSRRFGILPNCSHAFCIECIVTWRKTKEFQEDVIKACPQCRVKSPYYIPNRYWVENGKPKEALIASFKERSSKLKCRFYSRDGCCPFQSECIYRHEGPPGRPRRRTPRPTAEDFEDSFQLPLMDYIIALTLVGAHYDTDDDDDDDSNYYYYDDDFLESLFLDTDDFDL, from the exons ATGGATCGTCATAGGATGCCTTACCGACACCACATAAAGCGGAGTTTTAACGTTAGACCAGAAATCTGCAG GCATTTTATGAATGGATCATGTCGATATGGTCAGAACTGTCACTACCTGCATGACTACCCATCAACTGGTGTATGCTGGTACTTCCAAAAAGGCCAGTGTTGGTTTGGAGATCACTGCAG GTATGTCCACGTCCCTCCCCTTGACGCTTCAGAGAACCGGCGAGGTTCAGCACCTGCCATTCTTTCTCCAGCCAGAGGTGAGCAGAGGATCCCCTCAAGGCGTGGTTCAGAGCCGTCCGTAGTCGGTTCACATAGACCCTCGGGCCAAGGCAGAAGAGGCTCTGAACCTCTGGTCACAACCAACACATTAGAGAGAAGCTTTGAACGTCTAACCACAAGAATCgcagaagaggaggatggaTATTCGGAGACAACACCCCCACATAATGATGAAG TTCACAGCAATTCTGTAGCAAGCTCAACAGATAGCCCACCACTGGACCAGGCCGTATCTGCAGCCAGTGGAGACGCACAG ggGCCTTCAGACGGAGCGTACCACGCTGGCGCTGCAGCTTTCGTCCCACGCCGGCCTGAGGAGTCTTCCGCCTACGAGCAGAGCAAAGAGGTGGTGTGTGGCATCTGCATGGACAAGGTGTATGAGAAGAAGGACGCCCAGAGCCGGCGCTTTGGCATTCTCCCTAACTGCAGCCATGCTTTCTGCATCGAGTGCATAGTCACCTGGCGGAAGACAAAAGAATTCCAGGAAGATGTCATAAA GGCCTGTCCTCAGTGCAGAGTGAAGTCTCCTTACTATATTCCGAACAGATATTGGGTTGAAAATGGCAAACCCAAAGAAGCTCTCATTGCGTCCTTCAAGGAAAGAAGCAG taaatTAAAATGCAGGTTCTATTCGAGAGATGGCTGCTGTCCCTTTCAGTCGGAGTGCATCTATCGGCATGAAGGTCCCCCTGGTCGCCCACGGAGACGCACG CCACGCCCAACTGCAGAGGACTTTGAGGATAGCTTTCAACTTCCACTTATGGACTACATAATTGCCCTTACATTGGTGGGAGCCCACTATGACACCGATGATGACGACGATGACGACAGCAATTATTACTATTATGACGATGATTTTCTGGAATCACTATTCTTGGATACGGAtgactttgacctttga
- the mkrn4 gene encoding makorin, ring finger protein, 4 isoform X3, giving the protein MNGSCRYGQNCHYLHDYPSTGVCWYFQKGQCWFGDHCRYVHVPPLDASENRRGSAPAILSPARGEQRIPSRRGSEPSVVGSHRPSGQGRRGSEPLVTTNTLERSFERLTTRIAEEEDGYSETTPPHNDEVHSNSVASSTDSPPLDQAVSAASGDAQGPSDGAYHAGAAAFVPRRPEESSAYEQSKEVVCGICMDKVYEKKDAQSRRFGILPNCSHAFCIECIVTWRKTKEFQEDVIKACPQCRVKSPYYIPNRYWVENGKPKEALIASFKERSSKLKCRFYSRDGCCPFQSECIYRHEGPPGRPRRRTPRPTAEDFEDSFQLPLMDYIIALTLVGAHYDTDDDDDDDSNYYYYDDDFLESLFLDTDDFDL; this is encoded by the exons ATGAATGGATCATGTCGATATGGTCAGAACTGTCACTACCTGCATGACTACCCATCAACTGGTGTATGCTGGTACTTCCAAAAAGGCCAGTGTTGGTTTGGAGATCACTGCAG GTATGTCCACGTCCCTCCCCTTGACGCTTCAGAGAACCGGCGAGGTTCAGCACCTGCCATTCTTTCTCCAGCCAGAGGTGAGCAGAGGATCCCCTCAAGGCGTGGTTCAGAGCCGTCCGTAGTCGGTTCACATAGACCCTCGGGCCAAGGCAGAAGAGGCTCTGAACCTCTGGTCACAACCAACACATTAGAGAGAAGCTTTGAACGTCTAACCACAAGAATCgcagaagaggaggatggaTATTCGGAGACAACACCCCCACATAATGATGAAG TTCACAGCAATTCTGTAGCAAGCTCAACAGATAGCCCACCACTGGACCAGGCCGTATCTGCAGCCAGTGGAGACGCACAG ggGCCTTCAGACGGAGCGTACCACGCTGGCGCTGCAGCTTTCGTCCCACGCCGGCCTGAGGAGTCTTCCGCCTACGAGCAGAGCAAAGAGGTGGTGTGTGGCATCTGCATGGACAAGGTGTATGAGAAGAAGGACGCCCAGAGCCGGCGCTTTGGCATTCTCCCTAACTGCAGCCATGCTTTCTGCATCGAGTGCATAGTCACCTGGCGGAAGACAAAAGAATTCCAGGAAGATGTCATAAA GGCCTGTCCTCAGTGCAGAGTGAAGTCTCCTTACTATATTCCGAACAGATATTGGGTTGAAAATGGCAAACCCAAAGAAGCTCTCATTGCGTCCTTCAAGGAAAGAAGCAG taaatTAAAATGCAGGTTCTATTCGAGAGATGGCTGCTGTCCCTTTCAGTCGGAGTGCATCTATCGGCATGAAGGTCCCCCTGGTCGCCCACGGAGACGCACG CCACGCCCAACTGCAGAGGACTTTGAGGATAGCTTTCAACTTCCACTTATGGACTACATAATTGCCCTTACATTGGTGGGAGCCCACTATGACACCGATGATGACGACGATGACGACAGCAATTATTACTATTATGACGATGATTTTCTGGAATCACTATTCTTGGATACGGAtgactttgacctttga
- the timm17b gene encoding mitochondrial import inner membrane translocase subunit Tim17-B, with amino-acid sequence MEEYAREPCPWRIVDDCGGAFTMGAIGGGVFQSIKGFRNAPVGVRHRLRGSANAVRIRAPQIGGSFAVWGGLFSTIDCGLVRLRGKEDPWNSITSGAMTGAILAARSGPLAMVGSAMMGGILLALIEGFGILLTRYTAQQFQNPSPLMDDPSQLPPKDGGQEQDGRGYGQYH; translated from the exons ATGGAGGAATACGCCCGTGAACCTTG TCCCTGGAGGATAGTAGATGACTGTGGGGGGGCCTTCACAATGGGCGCCATCGGCGGTGGTGTTTTCCAGTCTATCAAAGGGTTCAGGAATGCCCCAGTG GGTGTTCGCCATAGACTGAGAGGGAGTGCAAATGCTGTCAGAATAAGAGCCCCCCAGATTGGAG GTAGCTTTGCTGTGTGGGGTGGTCTGTTCTCCACCATAGACTGTGGCCTGGTGCGTCTGCGGGGGAAAGAGGACCCCTGGAACTCCATCACCAGCGGAGCTATGACTGGGGCCATTCTGGCTGCTCGCA GTGGCCCCCTGGCAATGGTTGGCTCAGCAATGATGGGAGGCATCCTACTGGCCCTTATTGAAGGATTTGGCATCCTGCTTACCAGATACACAGCACAGCAGTTTCAGAACC CGAGTCCTTTAATGGATGACCCAAGCCAGCTTCCACCAAAAGATGGAGGTCAGGAACAAGATGGCCGTGGTTATGGACAGTATCACTGA